The sequence cctgcTCCCTCTCTGCAGCCCAGCGTCACCCACTGATCTACCCACATTGCTCCCTCCTAGCACcgcactggggtcagcactgactgccaggggagagtgccccctattGAGCCCCTGACCCTGGTCTCTGTGGCACAGTGCCCTCTACTGAGCCACCACGCTATTCCCTGCATCACAGTACCCCCTGCTGAGCAACACGGCCCACTCTCTGCAGCACAGTCCCTCCTACTGAGCAATGCATGCAGCACAGTGTGCCCTACTGAGCAACTCACCCTGCCCTATGCAGCACaacgccccctactgaccccctcCTACTCCCTGCAGCACACCACACACCTCCCCCCAATTCTGCCTGCAGCACAGCGACCTCTACTGActccccctcctgcttcctgcagcacagcaccccctagtgctgcTCACCCAGGTTGTAGAGGAGGAAAAGGGCCTGGAAGGCCGGCTCCCCGTGATGACAGCTGTCCTGGTAGCAGCGCCGCAGCCAGCTGAAGCACTCCTGGAGCTGGGTGCGATGGAGGTGGGGGTCGAAGCGGGCAGGAGTTTCCTGGCACAGCTGGTAGCCGGCATGGAGCAGGTAGCCCAGTGATCGCTCCAGCAGGGCCACGCATGGAGCCCCTTGCAGCCGCTGCAGCGTGGCATCCTGGCGCACAGCACGCAACCGGTCGGAGATGAAAGCATGGACCTCAGCTGGGGGCAGGTCGGCTTGAGGCGCCACCTGGCCCAGCAGGTAGCGCACAGTGGCCAGCAGCACTGGGGCAGGGCGCAGCTCCTGGGGCCGGGGCAGCTCCTTGCCAGCAGCTGGACGGGAATACTCCTTCACCACGCGGGCAGGGTCACCCTGCCGCGTCCCCTCCCGCAGCTCCAGCCGGTGCAGGCGGCCCTGGCGCTCCCGCTGTGCCAGCTCACCCAGCGGGCACATCCCAGGGCATGTGCCCACTGGGAACTCATCTGCACCCCCCATTGGCCAGGCACCTGCAGCAGAGACAGAGAGTGAGAGGATctgggcgtggggggaggggaggtcggGGGTTCCAGTAGTGTGTGGGGTGAGatgaggagaatcaggtcctccCTGTGGGGACTCTGAGGAGGGGCAGGTCTGAGGTAAGGGCCCCTCCTTGTGGGGCCTGGTAGATGGGTGATCTGAACTACGCCTCTGCTGGGTCCTAGGAGGAGACATGGGGTCAGGGCTGTCCCGGTGGGAGAACTTGACCAATCCCAGCAGCCCCCCCAAATTatatcctcctccccccacagacctGCCCAATGCTAGGGATAAACTCCAGGACTCCtgacccctcagccccccctgctctcaccactagaccccactctcctccccgcGCTGAGACTAGAGCCCAgtcgcccctccccccaaccggGGAGCCTTCCCTGGGTCCCACAATGCCCTACGGTCTCGAACACCCCCCCTTGCAATTCCCCCACAGTGCACTGCGCCAGAGGCTGCTTCCTCCTTGCACAAGCAAACAGCCCGTCATCATCATGTGATCTCATCATCCAATCCCAGCTGTGTAGGGCTCGGGGCGGGGAATGCTGCTGTCTAGTCCGTTAGAAGGGGAGGCGGGCGCgcagtcaggacgcctgggttctatccctggctctcgGAGGGGTCTAGTGGCTTAGACCAGGGtggctgtgagccaggactcctgggttctagtcccagctctccccttggcactgggagggagttCTTTtgccctctttgtgcctcagttgtTCCCACCCAAGTTGGCAGCTGTGTGCTTTGTTTCCTTGCtgcttgcaaagtgctttgcaattGTGAGCAGGGAAGGGAACTCCTggatctcctgccccagccatcAGGGCAAGGGGACCACATCCCCTCTAGAAGAGGAACCTAGGAAGTACTATGCCAGGGAGACCATTTAGCCTGGTATCCTATCTTCCAGAGCAGCCCAGGGCCCAGCTGCTTGAAAGGCAGGTGAAGGAGCCCTTCACTAATGACATAAGTGGATCACAAGGGCAGATTCCTCCTGACCCCCATTAGTCAGGAATGAGCtcttgccctgaagcatgagggtttctgCTCTTTCCCAAAGCTTAGATGACATTTTAATCTTTGCTCTGGATGTTCTCGTTATTCAGATGAACATCCAATTCTAGTCTGAATCCCTCTAACTTGGCTTCAATGAGACCTTGTGGCAATGAGTCCCACAGGTTAACAGTGTGGAGACATTATACGATCAGACTCACACTCCCTCACTCTCTGACCAGAATTCACCCACAATTTCAGCCCCCAAGAAAGCCATAAATCCAGGTTGCAGCCACACACCAGGACACTGAAGAACCAGGGAGGTTTCTCTCTATTGACCCACAGCCCAATTTTCTCAGACACATGAGGGATGGGAGATTTACAGGTAAAATACATTTAACACCAAGAATCAAGACTCctcagttctattcctggctgtgggaggggactgAACCCTGGGTTCTAGTTCCAGCTTTGGGAGCAGAGTGTGGTctaaagggggctgggagtcaggtttGGGAATAGAGTGGGATCTAATGGATTGGGAAGAAGCCAGAGAATCAGGTCTCTTGGGTTTTATTCCAAGCtctgggagcagggatggggtggggggggaggggagacaggactcctgagCTTTTTATTCCATTTTAAGAGAATCCAACAGACAGCAGCTCTCCAGAACTGTcagctctccctggctctgaggaGCCCATCAGAGTAGTTACAAGCTTCAGAACCATTAAAGGATGTACCCTGACAGTACtctgaaactgaggcacagagatgggaagtgacttgcccaaggtcagacccCACGtctgtgacagcaccaggaatcCAATCCAGGTCTCTGAAGTCCCAGTCCTggggccttaaccacaagacctcaTGGAAAGGCTCCATCTAATGATTAATCCTTCTCTATGGTAGTCACAGTTGAGAGTCATCAGGAGGGGGACTGAACTCAGGCCCTTCAATGAAAGCAGAACAGGCCGCTACCAGATAAGCCACAAGAGAAATGCCAAGCAGTAATAAGCTCTCACCCATTGTGTGGACCAGGTAAAACACAGAGAACCTGGGCGTTACCCAAGCAAGGCTGTGAGACAGAAAACCCTAAGGATTCCCCCAGCAGTTAAGATTACAAATTAAAAATGCCCCCTGGGGTAAATAATTCACCCTGTTGGCTGACACAAGCTACACAACGTGAGCCCCTCTCCACTAGTTCCTGTTACCCAAGCAGCCTCATGTCCACGCTGGTTTGTTATCGGCGGAAGCCTGCTACAGAATGGCCTGCAAGCCTTGTGATTATAGATGCTggattgttattgtagggtctcttgCAAGCACTGCCCTGACTAATTGTGCCTCTAGGAGAAAGCTTGAGGGTTAAATCCTGACCC is a genomic window of Chrysemys picta bellii isolate R12L10 chromosome 7, ASM1138683v2, whole genome shotgun sequence containing:
- the SAC3D1 gene encoding SAC3 domain-containing protein 1 isoform X2 encodes the protein MMRSHDDDGLFACARRKQPLAQCTVGELQGGVFETVGHCGTQGRLPGWGEGRLGSSLSAGRRVGSSGAWPMGGADEFPVGTCPGMCPLGELAQRERQGRLHRLELREGTRQGDPARVVKEYSRPAAGKELPRPQELRPAPVLLATVRYLLGQVAPQADLPPAEVHAFISDRLRAVRQDATLQRLQGAPCVALLERSLGYLLHAGYQLCQETPARFDPHLHRTQLQECFSWLRRCYQDSCHHGEPAFQALFLLYNLGFPEALRQVLQLPDPVRASPELRTALAVNWAYLERNWARFFRLVQALPYLPICALHRHLGPARRLALLTFSHGFSARNCRCPLTWLARLLAVDSPEEMAELCRHHGLTVLDGAVVFQKAAFRDPGMLVHGPSQLLVDSKRGEAPLLEVIEDTCS
- the SAC3D1 gene encoding SAC3 domain-containing protein 1 isoform X1, whose translation is MSPPRTQQRRSSDHPSTRPHKEGPLPQTCPSSESPQGGPDSPHLTPHTTGTPDLPSPHAQILSLSVSAAGAWPMGGADEFPVGTCPGMCPLGELAQRERQGRLHRLELREGTRQGDPARVVKEYSRPAAGKELPRPQELRPAPVLLATVRYLLGQVAPQADLPPAEVHAFISDRLRAVRQDATLQRLQGAPCVALLERSLGYLLHAGYQLCQETPARFDPHLHRTQLQECFSWLRRCYQDSCHHGEPAFQALFLLYNLGFPEALRQVLQLPDPVRASPELRTALAVNWAYLERNWARFFRLVQALPYLPICALHRHLGPARRLALLTFSHGFSARNCRCPLTWLARLLAVDSPEEMAELCRHHGLTVLDGAVVFQKAAFRDPGMLVHGPSQLLVDSKRGEAPLLEVIEDTCS